The Vitis riparia cultivar Riparia Gloire de Montpellier isolate 1030 chromosome 3, EGFV_Vit.rip_1.0, whole genome shotgun sequence genome includes a region encoding these proteins:
- the LOC117911446 gene encoding uncharacterized protein LOC117911446 gives MNSSWIFFLLSEKFFSPCHLHPHSRKNEKNIFCLDCCLTLCPHCLPLHDSHRLLQVRRYVYNDVVRLDDMEKLFDCRFVQSYITNSSRVVFLNHRPQTRPIKCSGSFCSSCQRTLQEPYQFCSLACKVRHAVDMERPVSRYIYDCECLQPLDLGCANLEESQMTPGSVLDAEVSSRNTTSSGSCCDGDGGIGCLNVGCTATTEKVTRKKRSTRVAVANFCDRITPRSVSKRKGLPLRSPLY, from the exons ATGAATTCTTCATGGATTTTCTTCCTCTTGTCTGAAAAATTCTTCTCTCCCTGCCACCTCCACCCCCACTCCAGGAAGAacgagaaaaatattttctgttTGGATTGCTGCCTCACTCTCTGCCCCCACTGCCTCCCTCTTCACGACTCTCACCGTTTGCTTCAG GTTCGTAGGTATGTCTACAACGACGTCGTTCGGCTCGATGACATGGAGAAATTGTTCGACTGCAGATTCGTTCAG TCGTACATAACCAACAGTTCGAGAGTGGTTTTCCTAAACCACAGGCCCCAAACACGCCCCATCAAATGCTCCGGCAGCTTCTGCAGTTCCTGCCAGAGAACTCTTCAAGAGCCGTACCAATTCTGCTCTCTAGCTTGCAAG GTACGGCATGCGGTAGACATGGAACGGCCGGTTTCGAGGTACATTTACGACTGCGAGTGCCTGCAGCCGTTGGATTTGGGGTGCGCGAATCTCGAGGAGTCGCAGATGACGCCCGGCTCAGTATTGGACGCTGAGGTCTCGTCTCGCAATACGACGTCGTCTGGCTCCTGCTGTGACGGTGACGGTGGCATTGGGTGCTTAAATGTCGGATGTACGGCTACGACGGAGAAGGTTACGCGGAAGAAACGGTCCACCCGAGTCGCGGTGGCAAATTTTTGTGACCGAATTACCCCTCGCTCAGTTAGCAAGCGCAAAGGCCTCCCTCTTCGTAGCCCACTGTACTAG
- the LOC117911159 gene encoding putative pentatricopeptide repeat-containing protein At3g18840 codes for MRSIKDGFRFHAHAIKNGITSTVFTSNQLIHLYSKHGLLAEAHKLFDEMPERNVFTWNAIIWAYIKTQNLKQARELFDSASSKDLVTYNSMLSGYINTDGYETNALKLFIEMQSLNDETRIDEFSLTRMLNLSAKLSMESYGKQLHSYMVKTANNLSGFAVSSLIDMYSKCGCFREVCQVFDGCAGVLDLVSKNAMVAACCREGELEMGVNLFWRDLELNDVVSWNTLISGYVQNGCEEDALKLFVHMEENEVRWNEHTIAGLLSACAGLRSLKLGKEVHGWVLKYELGFNPFISSGLVDVYCKCGNMKYAELVYATIGTGNAFSITSMIVGHSSQGNMGEARRLFDSLTEKSSIVWTALFTGYVKSQRCEAVFELLSEFRVKEAMVPDALILISVLGACAIQAALNPGKQIHAYVLRIGIELDEKLVSAMVDMYSKSGNIKYAEKIFQRVTNRDAVIYNIMTAGYAHHGHENQAIQQFEEMLERGVRPDAVTFVALLSACRHCGLVELGEKYFASMTDYNILPEIDHYACMIDLYGRANQLEKAVAFMKRIPIEPDAVILGAFLNACRINRNTKLAREAEEKILRIEGDNGARYVQLANVYAAEGKWVEMGRIRRKMRENETKKFAGCSWVYVENRVHIFTSGDSSHSSAEAIYSILLILTAELNDTAR; via the coding sequence ATGAGGTCAATCAAAGATGGGTTTCGATTTCACGCCCACGCCATAAAAAACGGCATCACATCCACCGTCTTCACATCAAATCAACTCATTCATCTGTACTCCAAACACGGTCTTTTGGCAGAAGCCCATAAGTTGTTCGATGAAATGCCTGAGCGAAATGTTTTCACTTGGAATGCCATAATTTGGGCTTATATAAAAACCCAGAACTTGAAACAAGCGCGGGAGCTATTTGACTCTGCTTCAAGCAAAGATTTGGTAACTTACAATTCAATGTTATCGGGTTATATAAACACTGATGGATATGAGACTAATGCGCTTAAATTATTCATTGAAATGCAATCATTGAATGATGAAACTCGAATTGATGAGTTTTCTTTGACAAGGATGCTTAACTTGTCCGCAAAGTTATCCATGGAGTCTTATGGGAAGCAACTGCACTCATATATGGTGAAAACTGCAAACAATTTAAGTGGGTTTGCTGTGAGCTCTCTTATTGACATGTATTCCAAGTGTGGGTGTTTCCGTGAAGTATGCCAAGTGTTTGATGGATGTGCTGGGGTGCTTGATTTGGTTTCAAAGAATGCAATGGTGGCAGCTTGTTGCAGAGAAGGTGAGTTGGAAATGGGGGTGAATTTATTTTGGAGAGACCTGGAGTTGAATGATGTGGTGTCTTGGAACACATTGATTTCAGGGTATGTTCAGAATGGTTGTGAGGAGGATGCACTGAAGTTGTTTGTTCATATGGAGGAGAATGAAGTGAGATGGAATGAGCACACTATCGCGGGTCTTTTAAGCGCTTGTGCTGGTTTAAGGAGTTTGAAGCTTGGGAAGGAAGTGCATGGTTGGGTTTTGAAATATGAGTTGGGTTTCAACCCATTCATAAGCAGTGGCCTTGTTGATGTCTATTGCAAGTGTGGTAATATGAAGTATGCAGAGTTAGTTTATGCGACAATTGGGACTGGGAATGCCTTTTCTATCACTTCAATGATTGTGGGGCATTCCTCTCAAGGCAACATGGGAGAAGCTCGGAGACTTTTTGATTCTTTAACTGAGAAGAGTTCTATCGTCTGGACAGCTTTGTTTACTGGGTATGTCAAATCACAGCGATGTGAAGCTGTGTTTGAACTTTTGAGTGAGTTCAGAGTGAAGGAAGCAATGGTTCCAGATGCTTTGATCCTCATCAGTGTACTGGGTGCATGTGCAATACAAGCTGCTCTTAATCCTGGAAAGCAGATTCATGCTTATGTTCTAAGAATTGGGATTGAACTAGATGAGAAGTTGGTCAGTGctatggttgatatgtattCAAAATCTGGGAATATAAAATATGCAGAAAAGATCTTCCAAAGAGTTACTAACAGAGATGCAGTCATTTACAATATAATGACAGCTGGGTATGCACACCATGGGCATGAGAATCAAGCTATCCAGCAATTTGAGGAAATGTTGGAGAGAGGTGTTAGACCTGATGCAGTCACCTTTGTTGCACTTCTATCAGCTTGCCGCCACTGTGGTTTAGTAGAACTAGGGGAGAAATATTTTGCTTCCATGACAGATTACAATATATTGCCTGAAATTGATCACTATGCATGTATGATTGATTTGTATGGGAGGGCTAACCAACTAGAGAAGGCAGTAGCATTCATGAAAAGAATTCCTATAGAGCCAGATGCTGTAATATTGGGGGCATTTTTGAATGCTTGCAGGATAAACAGGAATACAAAACTAGCAAGAGAGGCAGAAGAGAAGATATTGAGAATTGAAGGTGATAATGGGGCTCGATATGTGCAATTAGCTAATGTCTATGCTGCAGAAGGGAAATGGGTTGAGATGGGGAGAATAAGGAGGAagatgagagagaatgagacCAAGAAGTTTGCTGGTTGCAGTTGGGTATATGTGGAAAACAGAGTTCATATCTTCACATCTGGTGATAGTTCTCACTCAAGTGCAGAGGCTATATATTCTATTTTACTCATCTTGACTGCAGAACTAAATGATACTGCCCGGTAG